The genomic interval ATTGCCCGGGATTACGGAGCAACAAGGGCAATTCATAGTTACTATTCCACTGATTCCAGCTATTTGCCCATCCATTTTTTAAAATCAGTTGCGCGCTCACGGCTGATAAGCACCTCATCTTCCGTTTCGGGTTTGAGAGCCAGTTTGAGTTTATTGTTAAAGTAAGGATGGATTTGCTGAACGGAGCGAATATTAACGATATACTGCCGGTTTGCTCGAAAAAACTGAGCCGGGTCAAGCATGGTATCCAGTTCGTCGAGCGTGTAATCCAGGGTGAATTTCTGTTTTGACCAGGTGTAAAACAACGTTACGCCCGCTTCGGAATTAAAATAAGCAATCTCGCCTGTTTCCACAGGCACCCATTGAGAAAGATGCCGGACAAGAAAACGTCTTCTGTATTCAGTGGGCGCAATACGTTGCCGGAGTTGCTGAACCAGGGCGTCGATTGCCATGGCAGGTATCTTCTCAGCGGAACTGTTATTTAGTCTGCTGTGCTTTTCCAGACTTGCTTCTAATTCATGCCGTTTAACCGGCTTAAGAAGATAATCAATACTGTTGACCTTGAATGCACGCAAAGCGAATTCATCGTACGAAGTTGTAAAAATAACCGGAGCAGTTACGGCAGTCTTTTCAAAAATCTCAAAGCTCTGGCCATCTGCAAGCTCAATGTCCATCAGGATCAGGTCCGGGGCCAAAGGTTTACCAGCGGAGTTTGTTTCAAGCCATGCTATAGAGGCCCTGACGCTAGGTGCCGTACCTGCAATAGAAATAGATGGATCGATCTCATGTAACAGTCTGGCTAGTTTCCGAACCGCAAGATCTTCATCTTCAATTATGAAAACTTTCATGATCAGATATTTTGATAAGAATCCTTATAAATTTATCTATTACGGCAGGTAGAACCAAGATTGCTGGCTGCCAAACGGAAAATAAATTGGTTGGAATGGAATAGAGTGGGATGGAAGCGGGTACTTACATTTAAAAAAAGTACGTCTGTAATCAATTTTCCGGTACAAGTATGAAACCAGCTCATGTATGCCATGAAAGAAATAATCGTGTCGAATGTGTTTTTTGAAAATGTCCGCTTTTCCTGGTTCAGATGATTCGGAAGAAGCGGACATTTTTAATATGCTATACAATTAAATTAATCACTCAACAGCGAGCTTTATTACTTCACTGTATGCAGATGATTGTATTTCAAGCAAATACAAGCCTGCGTTCAGGTGTAATGACGAGGTATCAAATTTAAGTGTATTGCTGGTTGCTGACTGCGGTACTTTGCGGGAAATGATAGTATTGCCAGGTGAAGACATCAGCCGCAGGCTTACGTTACCTTTATGCCGGGATGACAGTTTAACCTGGAATGTGTTCTTTACCGGGTTCGGGTAAACATAAGAAGTCGTATTTGATGGTGCTTCCTCCACAGTTTCAGTGATGCCCTGCCTGATGTTGCTGTGATCATGTTCCTCCACATTTTCGATGATCAGTTGTGGTGGGAACTCTTCATTTTCACGGCTATGGAACACAGCACGGTCGTTCTGGACATTGTAAATGATAAAACTCGCCATCTTGTCGCCCTTCATTTCGGAAAGCACAAATTCGGTTACATCCATTTCGTAATACTGTAATGTACTTGAAATGCGTACCGTATCCATAAGATGGCCTGGTACTGACGGGGCATTTTCCCAGTTGATACCCGTTTCAGTCCACGAATCATTGGCCAGGCTGCGTGCTGCAATGGTGATCATGTTATCGTTTTGAATATTCTGTCCGTATAAACGGATCCGTGCCGAGCCGATTTTGGATACATCGGCCAGTGAGAATTTCAGGTAGGTACGCCGGTTAAAATCGGTAAATTCGGATCTCTTTGTTTCCAGGGTCGTATATAACCCGAAGTTTTCCAGTTTTGATTCACCGTTCCTTATGTAGGCATCTTCTATGGGTGAAAGCAGCTCCTGTTCAACAGGTATTACCTCAATGGCGCAAATGGTTGGTAAATCGGCATTACCCTTTGAGAAGTCAATATTTACAAAGCCGTCCTTTACCTCCACGGTAAATGTTTTCCTGACTGCACGCAGTGAACCGCCGGTTTCTGAATAGATATCATAGTTACTCAGGAAACGCTGCTCTTCAATATCGACATTAAACAAACGTTTTCTGAGTCCTTCTGCACCTCCGCGGCCTCTGATTCCCCAAAACAGCTCAGCAAAATGCAGTACAACGCGGACTTTACCATTCCTGACCGGGATTGTATAATTGAAGGCTGTCGACGATCGTTCTGCCCGGTAGAGTTCATCATCTTCTGTATTTTTGATATCCCATTCCGGAATAGCCACAACACGGTCGGTGCCTCCATAGTACCGATCCGCAATGAAGTGCCGGTTGGCTGAGGCATCAAACTCTTTTCCTCCTGCATTGATCCTGATACTTGCGGTGGGTGCTTCTGTCTGTCCAATCCCAAGTGCGGTAATGACTTTTCCGACTGGAATAGTTCCTGTCAGCATACTGTTTTCTGTTACAGAAGAAGCAGATTTTTGCCCGCTGAGGTCGATCCATTGTTTGCCGTCCCATCCTGCAAGCCGAAGATTTTCAGCAGCTGCAAAACCGGATACGTCAGGAATGGAAACCGTAACAGTAATTGGATTTGTCTGATCAGTAATACTTATCCAGTCCCACTGCCCAACCTTGGACACTGAAGAAAGCGGGGCCAGAAAATCCGTTACCGGATGGAATGGGCTGGCATCAGAAGGGTCTTGTGTTTCAGACGGATCTCCAGGTATCCACGCCATACTTATTTTTGCAGTTGCTGGTTCCGGGGCACTGATTTTGACCGGCCGGCTATCTGTACCGCTGCCTACCGGAAAGGTAAATGGTTGGTTGCCAACTTTGGTCACATACCCGTTGACATGCTGGGAGTCCTTATTACTATTGGAATAACCTGCACTTTCTTCAAACAAAACAGAACCTTTCTCCGTAAGATTTCTAAGGGTAGAGGTAATGCCGTTCTCGAAATTCAGGTTTCCCGCAATGACTATACCTTCAGTATTCGTAATCTTTATCAGGCTGCCGGTACCATTTACAAAGTCGGCATCAAAGAAATGAGGACGCCGCGAACCGGTAATTTCCTGTGTGCCACCCGCCGTACCTGGACCTTTGAAAACATCTTTATGCCCGCTTGATGTATTATATTCTCCACGATTCGTAAAGGTTGCCACACTTGGTCCATAATGACCTGATACACCGTTCCCACTACCGGCATACTTTCCGTCTGATGAACTGTTCCAGGCAGCATGGTTTTCGAAAATACCTCCTTTATTGCGTATTGTACCACTGATGTCGGTTACTGTTTCAGGATCACAACCTCCCAGAACAACGAGTTTGGCGGTTGCGGACAATGTCAGTTCCGATCCTTTTTCCATTCTGATAGAAGCGATACTTGCAGTTGAAATCAAGTCGCATCGTGGGGCATTAGCCGGGAAAATGACGGTAGTTTCCTGATCAGGAATTTGCATGATATCCCAGTTTTTAGGGTTAGACCAATTCGAACTGGTTTGTCCTTTCCAGATTGCGATTTTTTGCTTTACGGTAACTATCAGCGTGTCAGTACAGCCTGCGGGATTTGTAGCGACGAGCTTATAAATTCCTGCTCCCGCTTCTTCGGGTTTGTCTGTATTCCAGACTTTAGTAAAATCCATATTACTGAAAAGTACCGTCAGGTCCACCTTTTCGTTTGCACATTTTATTGCAATCGTACTGTCCTTGCCCAGTCCGGGAATAGCATTGACGGTTGTAGACCGGGTCGCAGTCTGGCCACTCAGTTTATAACTGATGATGTGCGTACCGGTTCCGGCCAGAGATGGGTTGAAGATATTCCCAACGACTCCCGGCCCGCTGAAAACACCGCCGGACGGAATTCCTGTGAGTTTTTGCGAAGATGAATTATGGCAATAGGCATCCTGCAAACCACTGAACGTAACTTCGCCCGATACGAACTTCACCACAACCACATCTGTACTGAACAATGTCCCGTCGCTTACAATCAGCATGAAAGAATACGTTTTTCCACGATCGGCTTCTGTCATGGTGAAGGAAGGTGAAACAGCCGTTGTATCGCTTAATATAATTCCTTCCGGAGCTACCCAGCTATATGTAAGTGCATCGGAGTCCGGGTCAGAGGATGCCGTGCCATTTAGTTTTATGGTCCCGGTTTTGGTCACACTGATGTCGGTTCCGGCATTTGCCAAAGGTGCCTTGTTGGCTGACTCGACAGTCCAGGATACAGAAACATTTCCCGGGTTTGTTTTACCGCTGCTGTATTTGCTTACATTCTGAATATTGAAAGTGATCTGGTAAGTTCCGGCCGTATTACTGATATTGTTGATGCCCTTGATCTTGTACAATGAATCATTGACCGTTTCAAAACCCAATCCGGACGATGGTATCAGAACACCATCCTTCCTCAGCTGGATGCCTTCCAGGAGTTTGGCGGTATTAAGCAGTTTTGATGAAAAAGCAAGCGGAATGCTGCTGATCTGCGTTTTCAGGATCTGTCCCGGTGCCAACTTCCAGTATGCAAGAAGCGGTAACTGATCAATATAAAGCGCTTTTTCTGCCATTACCGCCCCGCCAACGGCTGCTGTCGCGGTTATTCTGATCTTCAATTCACCCCCTCCTGAAATATTGATAGCAGCCGTCCGGTTACCGGCAGCAACAGCTGACGTGTTGGACAACACCACTTCACCACTTGGGTCAATCTGTGAAATTGTAACCTGTGATGCATTTTCATTCAGACGGTATCCGACTGTCAGAGACTGCCCGGAAGTATAGCCATCTGTTGAAGAAAACCCAAGGTCCGGACTAATGGTCACATTGGAAATGGTGATCGTAGATTGATGGTTTACTTTCCATGAAAGTTGTTTGGTGCCGCTGCCTATGTTTCCACTGCTATCGACAACATTTTCGAGGTTAACTGAAAACACATAATCTCCGTCAGGGTAAGTCTGCATACCGAAATTACCAGCCACCCAGTTCCTGGAATCCACAAAGGCCAGCTGCGTAAATCGGATCGGTATCGCTTCCCCGTTTCTTGTAAGACTGAATGCGGATGTATTCAGCCCTGAAACTCCTTCATTGAAACGGAGTTTTATAAATGCAACATGCAGCGGATCTATTGCGCCTTCATCCGACTTTTCTATACGGGTGAGGGTAGGGCCGGTATTATCTACGGTCAGGAATACGGACTGGACCTGCTTGCCTTTTACCTTTGTTTCAGAACTTATGTTCAGCATGTCTACCCGCAGTTCATAAACACCGCTTTGTGTAAGGATTTTATCCAGTCCCGACAAACTGAACAACCTGTGATCGCTGCTGACGGAATCGATCTTCAGACTGCCGGATTGCAGGACCTTGTCTTTATAAATTGTAAACCGGGCAGGTGTTACGGTTGCCACTTCGATGGGCAGGTTAAAGTAAATACCAACGCTGCTGTAAGACTGGGCAAACCGGTCAGCTGGCAGACCTTCAAATGCCTGAACGATTGGTGTATTCAGGAACTGTGACCAGGTGACCTGTTTTCCGCTCAGGCCAGAAGTACCATAAATATCGGTGATTTCCGCAGCTTGTGCGGTAAAATTGAAAAATCCATTGCCGGTAGTAACAGCAGACAGGTCTACATCGAAGGTTGCAGAGTCCAGCTGGGTGATAATGACAGATGAATTTATGATATTCGCTCCGCCTTGCAAAGTTAGGTTCAGGTCTTTATAGGTGAAGGTCGAGGCGTCAATCCCTTTATTGAAATAAACCTTAAGATGCTTCACCTGCTCCGATACCACTTCGGCCGGAGCACCCGCAATGCTGTCAATCCGTGGTACATCTGTATTGACAGGTTTCCAAATGACAGTATAATTTGTGGCTCCTTTTGAACCGAAGTGATCAACAAAATGGAATTTATTTTCATAAACCGGGGACCTGCTCACAGGCAGGGTAACGAAAGTAAGCCACGCATTATCCAGTGGTATTGCCTGTCCATCACCACGTGTTACGCTGACCAATTCGTAAAGCCTGTTGCCCGGGTCGTCAAGTTTGATATAATTGAAACCTGTATCTGCCGGTGTGACGGTAAGTGTATTGGTAAACGATGGAGGTGATACGGGGGCACTGAAACTTCCGCTAGCAGCAGCATTCACCTTGGCCGTCCTGTTGCCCTGGGAGAAATAAATGATATCCGGCCTGTCGGCAATATCAAAGACGTCGTTCACCAGGAAATCGTTGATGCCGTCTTTTAAACCGCCGTAGAGTTGGATGCTTTTGGTAAGCTCGTGTAATTTCACACCTTGTATCAGGCTGAGTTCCGGATTTCCGAAACTATTGGAATGAACAACTTTGGCATCGTAGCTGACAAATTTGCCCAGGAGGGAACTCGTAAAATACCACTGTCCTATACGTGTCTGCAGACCGGGAATGGTACCAAAATTTATATTGGTGATCCCAAGCTGTTTTGCCTGTCCCTGAAAATTGGAACCTATCAGGCTGAAATTAATAGCCAGCCCTTTTTCATTATCCACAATTTTTGGCTGGGCTGAAGAGATTGTCATGTTCACAGCCGGCCCGTAACCTTTGTTTTCAACCATCACAGCCAGTTCTGCCGGTATCGTAGGCTCAATCTCAGGTGAAGTAAGTGCATCGTCTCCCAGAATATTCCTTTGCATGAAATAATGCAGCATCAGATTAGGGCTTGGATTCACGGTGATAGATACAGCTGATAATGGCAGGGTGATAACCTTTTCTGCATAAGGGTCCCAATAGGTAATCGATCCGCCGAATTTGTATAATTTCGGTGCTTGTGGAGCCGCACCAATTTCGGGGATGAACAGGAATTTGACTGATCCCTTTTCCTGGGCTCCTATTTCCCCCGTACCGGTCACGTCGGATAAATTGGTCAGGCTTTTGGTCTGGATCTCAAAAAGCCCGTTACTCGGCGTACCTTCTTCGTCAGTGATCATAAGGTTGACCGAGATGGTCTTCATTGCGTCAGTAGGATGCCCGTTACTGATCTCCAGTGTTCCTTCGAATGCCTCCCGTGTCATGGTCACCTTTTGGTTAAACTGGACAACTACCGAAGCACATACACCTTCATTCTGACCGTCAATGATTTCGTTGAGCGCCGCAATCGACTTGCTATGCATGTCATCAATTGTCTGATATTCTTTCTCGACAGAATAGTTGTGCGCGTTAATCAGGGAATCAACATAATTATCGACCAGATTCCAGTTGATAATGTTTGGATATTCTGAATTAGGAGCCTGTACACCTTTGCTTAAAGCTTCCAGCGATTTGTTCCAGCGTACGAAGAAGGCTGAAAGGGTAGTTTGTTCTATTTCGTATCCTTCCATTGCAGTTAGGATATCGTTCTGAACATTTACCGGAATAGGGGTAAGATCGTTAAGGTATTTTTTTACCAAAGGAAAAAGAACTGTCAGGCCTTCTTCCGTGATCATATCGCCAAAATACTCTGACATCCAGGCCGAAAATGAAGTATAACCCTTCAGGACAACCTTAAGATTTCCTGATATCTCAGTAAGTGCCGCACTAGGCAAATCTTCCGAAGTTCGCAGTGCACTTTGCATGCCATTCAATCTGCCGCCACCTGCTACTTGCGTATTCGAACAGGTCTCAATAGCTTTTAATATTCCTCTTATACAAAGTAATTGTGCACCACCCGGAACTAGAC from Dyadobacter sp. NIV53 carries:
- a CDS encoding LytTR family DNA-binding domain-containing protein, producing the protein MKVFIIEDEDLAVRKLARLLHEIDPSISIAGTAPSVRASIAWLETNSAGKPLAPDLILMDIELADGQSFEIFEKTAVTAPVIFTTSYDEFALRAFKVNSIDYLLKPVKRHELEASLEKHSRLNNSSAEKIPAMAIDALVQQLRQRIAPTEYRRRFLVRHLSQWVPVETGEIAYFNSEAGVTLFYTWSKQKFTLDYTLDELDTMLDPAQFFRANRQYIVNIRSVQQIHPYFNNKLKLALKPETEDEVLISRERATDFKKWMGK
- a CDS encoding malectin domain-containing carbohydrate-binding protein, coding for MARPLQLTVTQQTFPEGLPNAGLLRITRNTPTTNALSVTLSSSDLSEATVPQTAVIPIGKTFIDIPVTTLNDGVTDGNQQVYFTVSASGFSSGSIWVMVTDLNKPDFEIPLVQLSSNSVQTGTLFNYQVSIKNSGSSKAPSGILVRGYLSKDDVIDNSDILVSENLLMEAIDAGQTKILINAAKSPDLSGSFKLLFWVNPDAAQNEILLTNNVSKAIDFTIEPGFLAKASAAATFVQKGTNIPITGSASKADGSPAPNSEVEVYVIVNGIRRNIKAVTDGSGKFTVQFTPLAGEAGHYILGASFPGMNQTTEQDAFDILGVSINDNVIPKFQVILNEPLTGSLKIQNLSNKSLTNFTLDPVTLPDGLTMEFATLASLAGNASVNLSYTIKGSELSNGNNYLEAGLQAKSDEGLNQNSKIYYYCQAANGYLVSNVSSIQASVSQSSGERKVEFLLVNKGKGATGEISVNLPAVNWMKSITPKTISSLSLGDTTVVTLSFLALDEVPFDFPVTGNIGINAANGNSFTIPFIFEKVAEASGTALITVSDQFTYYSEGAPKVQDAKVTIKNYFTGEVYAEGTTNADGVFEAKDIPEGTHRITVEKEHHQTYNNVLEINPGRTVEQDVFLNYQAITFNWTVVPTAIQDEYEVVLESKFETNVPIPVVTIEMPKTMPQLAEGQEYPFNITLTNHGLITAEQVTLMLPTTDPQYEFVTNYVTADLLAQQSIQVPAVMRRKNGLTGGRTMATAEDLPCSDYVVVMYTYKCNLATGLWEQNPATFTYQGRSCPGNGGEIPTPWWTGSSATGYPIGVPPCFIGCDGPSSGGASNIPTVEAAKTSCVACIADIAGAVLGCIPGADLPSLLVCVGGVALDGANHKKGAGLADCALEGVIGKIGGLVPGGAQLLCIRGILKAIETCSNTQVAGGGRLNGMQSALRTSEDLPSAALTEISGNLKVVLKGYTSFSAWMSEYFGDMITEEGLTVLFPLVKKYLNDLTPIPVNVQNDILTAMEGYEIEQTTLSAFFVRWNKSLEALSKGVQAPNSEYPNIINWNLVDNYVDSLINAHNYSVEKEYQTIDDMHSKSIAALNEIIDGQNEGVCASVVVQFNQKVTMTREAFEGTLEISNGHPTDAMKTISVNLMITDEEGTPSNGLFEIQTKSLTNLSDVTGTGEIGAQEKGSVKFLFIPEIGAAPQAPKLYKFGGSITYWDPYAEKVITLPLSAVSITVNPSPNLMLHYFMQRNILGDDALTSPEIEPTIPAELAVMVENKGYGPAVNMTISSAQPKIVDNEKGLAINFSLIGSNFQGQAKQLGITNINFGTIPGLQTRIGQWYFTSSLLGKFVSYDAKVVHSNSFGNPELSLIQGVKLHELTKSIQLYGGLKDGINDFLVNDVFDIADRPDIIYFSQGNRTAKVNAAASGSFSAPVSPPSFTNTLTVTPADTGFNYIKLDDPGNRLYELVSVTRGDGQAIPLDNAWLTFVTLPVSRSPVYENKFHFVDHFGSKGATNYTVIWKPVNTDVPRIDSIAGAPAEVVSEQVKHLKVYFNKGIDASTFTYKDLNLTLQGGANIINSSVIITQLDSATFDVDLSAVTTGNGFFNFTAQAAEITDIYGTSGLSGKQVTWSQFLNTPIVQAFEGLPADRFAQSYSSVGIYFNLPIEVATVTPARFTIYKDKVLQSGSLKIDSVSSDHRLFSLSGLDKILTQSGVYELRVDMLNISSETKVKGKQVQSVFLTVDNTGPTLTRIEKSDEGAIDPLHVAFIKLRFNEGVSGLNTSAFSLTRNGEAIPIRFTQLAFVDSRNWVAGNFGMQTYPDGDYVFSVNLENVVDSSGNIGSGTKQLSWKVNHQSTITISNVTISPDLGFSSTDGYTSGQSLTVGYRLNENASQVTISQIDPSGEVVLSNTSAVAAGNRTAAINISGGGELKIRITATAAVGGAVMAEKALYIDQLPLLAYWKLAPGQILKTQISSIPLAFSSKLLNTAKLLEGIQLRKDGVLIPSSGLGFETVNDSLYKIKGINNISNTAGTYQITFNIQNVSKYSSGKTNPGNVSVSWTVESANKAPLANAGTDISVTKTGTIKLNGTASSDPDSDALTYSWVAPEGIILSDTTAVSPSFTMTEADRGKTYSFMLIVSDGTLFSTDVVVVKFVSGEVTFSGLQDAYCHNSSSQKLTGIPSGGVFSGPGVVGNIFNPSLAGTGTHIISYKLSGQTATRSTTVNAIPGLGKDSTIAIKCANEKVDLTVLFSNMDFTKVWNTDKPEEAGAGIYKLVATNPAGCTDTLIVTVKQKIAIWKGQTSSNWSNPKNWDIMQIPDQETTVIFPANAPRCDLISTASIASIRMEKGSELTLSATAKLVVLGGCDPETVTDISGTIRNKGGIFENHAAWNSSSDGKYAGSGNGVSGHYGPSVATFTNRGEYNTSSGHKDVFKGPGTAGGTQEITGSRRPHFFDADFVNGTGSLIKITNTEGIVIAGNLNFENGITSTLRNLTEKGSVLFEESAGYSNSNKDSQHVNGYVTKVGNQPFTFPVGSGTDSRPVKISAPEPATAKISMAWIPGDPSETQDPSDASPFHPVTDFLAPLSSVSKVGQWDWISITDQTNPITVTVSIPDVSGFAAAENLRLAGWDGKQWIDLSGQKSASSVTENSMLTGTIPVGKVITALGIGQTEAPTASIRINAGGKEFDASANRHFIADRYYGGTDRVVAIPEWDIKNTEDDELYRAERSSTAFNYTIPVRNGKVRVVLHFAELFWGIRGRGGAEGLRKRLFNVDIEEQRFLSNYDIYSETGGSLRAVRKTFTVEVKDGFVNIDFSKGNADLPTICAIEVIPVEQELLSPIEDAYIRNGESKLENFGLYTTLETKRSEFTDFNRRTYLKFSLADVSKIGSARIRLYGQNIQNDNMITIAARSLANDSWTETGINWENAPSVPGHLMDTVRISSTLQYYEMDVTEFVLSEMKGDKMASFIIYNVQNDRAVFHSRENEEFPPQLIIENVEEHDHSNIRQGITETVEEAPSNTTSYVYPNPVKNTFQVKLSSRHKGNVSLRLMSSPGNTIISRKVPQSATSNTLKFDTSSLHLNAGLYLLEIQSSAYSEVIKLAVE